Proteins from a genomic interval of Toxotes jaculatrix isolate fToxJac2 chromosome 5, fToxJac2.pri, whole genome shotgun sequence:
- the oaz2a gene encoding LOW QUALITY PROTEIN: ornithine decarboxylase antizyme 2a (The sequence of the model RefSeq protein was modified relative to this genomic sequence to represent the inferred CDS: deleted 1 base in 1 codon), giving the protein MLLCQNPSFPHKQPRKRPLISTRFCLNLRMVNFSVEFLLNSNCFGCEKGRKDPCFLEAIMLNTEESSWLAGSLLPSSIPQAPGPLWCSDAPHPQLKIPGGRGTVRDHSLGVLLHKDEKLTVTQVSSVSGNPSLLHFHYQLSERRSASWDTALSEDSLFLEITAGPLVEGSKEGLTALLEFAEEKLKVNYVFLWFHKNREDRLSIIKTFHYMGFEMVKPGNPMVPARPDLAFMVYSLDSSSSDEE; this is encoded by the exons ATGTTGCTGTGTCAAAATCCTTCCTTCCCACATAAACAGCCGCGCAAGAGACCCCTTATTTCCACAAGGTTTTGTCTTAACTTGCGGATGGTGAACTTTTCTGTGGAGTTTTTGTTGAATAGTAATTGCTTTGGCTGTGAAAAGGGACGTAAAGATCCGTGTTTCCTCGAAGCTATCATGCTGAACACCGAGGAAAG TTCCTGGTTAGCGGGGTCTCTGCTGCCCAGCTCCATCCCTCAGGCTCCGGGGCCTCTGTGGTGCTCC GATGCCCCTCACCCACAGCTGAAGATCCCGGGTGGGCGAGGGACTGTCAGGGATCACTCTCTCGGCGTGCTACTACACAAG GATGAGAAGTTAACAGTGACGCAGGTCTCTTCAGTGAGTGGGAACCCCTCTCTTCTCCACTTCCACTACCAACTGAGCGAGCGCCGCTCGGCCTCCTGGGATACGGCTCTATCAGAGGACAGCCTTTTCCTGGAAATAACAGCCGGGCCGCTGGTGGAAGGGAGCAAGGAGGG GCTGACTGCTCTGCTCGAGTTCGCGGAAGAGAAGCTCAAAGTTAACTATGTGTTCCTGTGGTTccataaaaacagagaggatCGAT TGTCCATCATCAAGACGTTCCACTACATGGGCTTTGAAATGGTGAAGCCGGGTAACCCCATGGTACCGGCCCGACCTGATCTGGCCTTCATGGTTTACTCTCTGGACAGCAGTAGCTCAGACGAGGAGTGA